From a region of the Vanessa atalanta chromosome 13, ilVanAtal1.2, whole genome shotgun sequence genome:
- the LOC125068282 gene encoding lysophospholipid acyltransferase 7-like: MSEFIYYFSLLVCISLGSYYKKITDMDMKRNYGTGLGLLLVCLISGHHVYHSALMVWGNIIIIKCCDRRYLHQISLAFTWIYLIYLHLNVTNIYIIWLNQTLALKLVGLAFEMNAVQIRTDAKGINVSKINIKDIDSLAPEPSAADIIAYSYYFIGLHRGPYYRWKIFDDHFNAPFGALGDCRIITEQKLKKAIVCWLGYLLLRSKYSPELYYEDVFYNMYGADFRYLYNIPQLTMYLLHWKTVMMLCTSVFTEAGFGVYPAKCQPIPGFGPSTHLSFVTLATTSTNVALEEEYNFSMLKCFDVEGLLIGPKMKDTMRSWDMPTRYWFWAYVQKTFVKSNKEVRSAFSLLAWTLWSGPTLPQFIIASTLWVYVHLEAEYNVLYDTSGALKLPWDIGFSIMRMFCLLYLTPCFVIKNTDIVLRYYNSIFWVFHLLLVFLMIYSVIVYKTRRSL, translated from the exons atgtctgaatttatatattatttttccttgTTAGTTTGCATATCACTTGGTagctattataagaaaataacggATATGGATATGAAAAGAAATTACGGGACAGGACTAGGCTTGTTATTAGTCTGCTTGATCAGTGGTCATCACGTGTACCACTCCGCACTCATGGTTTGGGggaatattatcattatcaaatgCTGTGACAGGCG ATATTTACACCAAATTAGCTTGGCTTTCACATGGATATACTTGATATACCTTCACTTAAACGTAACGAACATTTACATAATTTGGCTGAATCAAACGTTAGCCTTAAAACTAGTTGGATTAGCTTTCGAAATGAATGCAGTTCAAATAAGGACGGATGCTAAGGGAATAAACGTatcgaaaattaatattaaagatattgaCAGTCTTGCCCCAGAACCCAGTGCCGCTGATATTATtgcatattcttattattttattgggcTTCATAGAg gtCCTTATTACAGGTGGAAAATTTTCGATGATCATTTCAATGCCCCTTTCGGAGCTCTAGGGGATTGCAGGATTATAAccgaacaaaaattaaaaaaagctatTGTATGTTGGCTTGGATATTTGCTATTGCGCTCAAAATATTCTCCAGAG CTTTATTATGAAGACGTATTTTACAATATGTATGGAGCTGATTTTCGCTACTTGTACAATATACCGCAATTAACGATGTATCTCCTCCACTGGAAGACGGTCATGATGTTATGCACGAGTGTCTTCACTGAAGCTGGGTTCGGAGTGTACCCGGCTAAATGTCAGCCAATACCAGGATTTGGACCATCTACTCATTTAAGTTTTGTTACATTGGC GACTACTTCCACTAATGTGGCACTTGAAGAGGAATACAATTTCTCCATGCTGAAGTGTTTTGATGTTGAAGGGTTGCTCATAGGGCCCAAGATGAAGGATACGATGCGGAGTTGGGACATGCCCACACGCTATTGGTTTTGGGCATATGTACAAAAAACATTTGTCAAGTCAAATAAAGAAGTGAG GAGTGCTTTTTCTCTTTTGGCTTGGACGTTGTGGTCTGGTCCGACATTACCTCAATTCATAATAGCTTCTACGCTGTGGGTTTACGTTCACCTTGAGGCAGAGTACAATGTGCTATACGATACATCCGGCGCA cTAAAACTTCCTTGGGACATCGGCTTCTCAATAATGCGTATGTTTTGTCTACTGTACCTGACTCCGTGTTTCGTTATCAAGAATACTGATATCGTATTGAggtattataattcaattttttggGTTTTCCACTTGCTACTTGTCTTTTTGATGATTTATTCAGttatagtttataaaactaGAAGAAGCTTATGA